The sequence below is a genomic window from Panulirus ornatus isolate Po-2019 chromosome 51, ASM3632096v1, whole genome shotgun sequence.
gtgtggtgaagCACGCTGGCACATACACTACAGGTTTGGGTATGGTGGTATGTATTATAATGTATTCATATTGTATTACATGTATCATATGTATTTTAATGTATTCATATTTTAAGGCCTTTTTTCCCAATTACTAGCTTTGCTGAATCATTTTGGAATTTTATTAGACATGATATGTTATTTTTGTATCCTCAGTATGTGTTACTGCTTTGTTTGTGCCTtttaactgaaaagaaaaaaatagcattTATGATGTTGAAAATTTGATTTAATGGATAAGTCTTTTGCAGTGTTATTAGCCACATTTGCAGTTTGGTAATTAGGCCCTTCATTGCAGGGAGCTATCTGTGACTTCTGCGAAGCATGGGTATGTCATGCACGTAAGTGTCTACAGACCCATGCATGTACATGTCCTCTTCTTGACGCCGTCTGTATAGAGTGTGAACGTGATGTAagtagtgtgtttggtacattTTCCTTTATCGATATTAATTCATTTTTAACTCATTTAGGCGTAGTGCTTCTTGTCAGTCAAATTTTCAGAACAACTTTGTTGTTTTCTGGTTTTGTCCATTTGCTTCTACTCTTTCGCTGTCTGTGTCCTCTGTCTGGAAATGAGGTTAGCATTATTGACTCACATGCACAGGCCACTTAGGATAAAACCTGCATATGTTTGAATCCTGGTCACAGCAGctagtccacagtccacccagctgttcaacctCCCTTAGGGGCTGATTGAGAAAATGGGTTTCTGGCATAGGATagggtgtgtctgggtgtgtgtatatacataggagtaaagatgttgtacatataaacaaggttaaaagacggtaCAGCACAAATTTtaaactctccctgtaacatacaaatagtaagtAAATGGCTTACTATGGAAATTTAAAATATGCCCCAATTAGTAATTAAAAGTActgtaatattatattatatacaaacttgtatttctggaaaataagaagcTCGACAATGAGTAAAAACACATTTTTAAAGGCTGCTTAGGAAGGGCTGATGTAAAGGCAAAGCATAAGTAACCAGGGCTCTGCTGTATCAGCTAGACAGTATGTGTTTTTCTAATTGTTTTCAGTGAAAAAACAAGTTTACTTTTCCCTAACTCTGCATGAATGAATGTCTTCTCAGAAATAAATAGTAGTTTTGCTGAAAGGTGATGTATATCGATGTCAAATAGGATAGAACACATGATAAAAGCaagactttacctaaccttccctTGTTTAAGagatgttactttttttttttcaatagttttCAGTAAACCACTGTTATGGTGATATTGTATTCATACTTTGCTTGATATGATACATTCCCggaaatgttatatttttgctgaaatgaaatacatattacagtaaaaaaaagggataaaatCATGACAAAAACAATTGATCCGCTTTCTTTTGTTCAAAAGATGTTACCTAGATCGCTTTCCAAACGATTGTCAGTAAAAAGAAACTGTTGGATTAGAATAATATTCTATTCCAATTGACTAGaataaatacttgaatggaaatatacatttttttgaaACTACCTGCGTTTTAGCGTAAAGTGCCGTGACAGTGAATGGTAAACAATTTGCCATCAGTGCTCGGTGTTTCAGGCTCAGTGAACCTCACTTTATATGACATAGAGGGTTTtttagtgaggattttctgaaataGGTTTTTATATCCCTTtaaatatggtgctttattaccctGATTTGTTGTTACATTACCCTCAAAGACTTGGGTTGACTTATAGACAAAGCATATCATAAATGAATGATTTCATAGCCAGAAGCTAAGGGTCCACCTATACATgaggtagacttatagacgaGTTTATACGGTATATATCAGAATGAACATCATTCAGGCATGCATTGGATAGATTAACGTGGACTGATGTGCTCTATGGGGATGATATAATTACCTATAGGGTGAGCTGTAAAGGGGCTGAACCAGGTTGTATGAAGTTGTTAAGATAAACCATAGATTAGGAAGTGGGGctcggctgtggatggtaggctctggttttggtgcactgtatTATGCATGACCTCAAGAGATGTTATTGACAGATCCTGATAGTTTTAGTAATGAGAGAAAAATCATATATCCTATTTAAAAAGAAATCTCATAATTATGTTGTTGAATTACCACTGTGGTAGAATATCATTTTATGTACTGATGTTTTGCACAACAGGTATGGAGTCATGGTGGCCGAATCTTCCGTTGTCACTACTGTCAGAATTTTCTGTGTGAAGATGACCAATTTGAGCACCAAGCCTCTTGCCAGGTACTGGAGCAGGAATCATATAAGTGTGAGTATTGATCATACCATAAtttaattttttgtttatatctcattgaaggtatagtagtcctctCAGCGTTGTATGGATGCATGTCTCGGGCCCTAAATTCATaagaagggaggaagatggaggtattggaaattaaataccTGAAGACAACATGTGGAATGAGGCCGAttaatcatgtaaggaatgataaTGTCGGAGAGAGGTGCGGTAACTGGTGCTGTATGACTAAGAGAGCAGACCATGATGCTTTGAGAGGGTTTGGATAAATGGGATGATGAGTGAAGAGGAACTTATAAAGTGAATACACTTAAGAAAAGTGGAGGGatcaagggggaaggggagacagAAATGGAATTGGATGCGTTAATTAGAAAATGCTTTAAATCATTAGGGTCTGAATATTCAGGATGGTGAGGGGCATGCATAGCATAGAAGTacttggaatgttgtggtattcATGGGGTAATGCTGTCAGTGTGCTGAATGGGCGCATATGATGTAGTCAGGTGAAACTATGTAATAGTCTTTGGTGCTTGACTGTGGATGGGATTTAGAGAGCTAGATTGAATGTGAGTAACTCTGAggtaatttttttatatattccttatatttatttattacatttatatttattatatttattatacttgattgctgtttcctgcatcagcgaggtagcacaaggaaacagatgaggaatggcccaacccacccacatacacatgtatgtacataaatgccccacgtgcacatgtacatacatatacatttcaacgtatacatacacagacatatacatgtatatacatgtacatattcatacttgctgccttcatccattcccgttgccaccccaccacacacgaaatagcgaggtagtgccaggaacagacaaaaaaggccactttcgttcacactcagtctctagctgtcatgtttaatgcaccacagctccctttccacatctaggccccacagacctttccatggcttactccagatgtttcacatgccctggttcagtccattgacagcatgtcgacccaggtataccacattgttccatttcactctattccttgcacatctctcaccctcctggatgttcaggcccagattgctcaaaatctttttcattccatccatccatttcTATGATTGGTCTGTTTTGTGTAGGCTTCTACTCAGCATATCTAGTAGATGATAGAGTAACTGTAGTCTCCAAAAATAATGGTGATCAACAACATACGGCTCATCCAAAGATTTTAGTATTTTCGCGATATTTTATTCCCAGGTTTGTCTTGCAATCGTCATGGACAGTACTCCTGCCTGCGTTGTAAGACTTGCTATTGTGAAGAACATGTGCGTAGGAAAGGTTTCAAATATGATAACAAGCAGAAGATACCTTGTCCTAAATGTGGCTTTGATACAGAAGAAACTAAGGAACTAAGCATGTCAAGTAAGTGACTTTTCTGGGATTgtatattttttgtcattactttacAAGGTTATTAATCATTGTTACTTCTGAGGTATAAGATGATAGAAACTTTGGTACTTTAGATTGCTTTTGTAATCAGATTATTTTGTGTaaggggaaaagtttttatttataaatatatatctctctttctatgtctctgacacttgttccctGCAGGAACTCCCATCAGCGGGATGACCAtgacaaaagtctccacttatccctgtcctaacATGCCTCATGCCGCACTCACATGtgccttttcacacattcttccccatttctcttCCTACAGTACTCTTCGACTCTATGTCCCTATGTCACAGGTTGTCTTCCTTTCACAACAACTTCTTGAATTGTACTTTTGTACACTCTCCTTATAGAATCCTGATTTTTTGTAAGCTTTGTCTCATTAGTCTAATGGTATGTATCTGTTCCCTAGCTCGCACCCATAAGTTCGGAAGGCAACAAATGGgcattggtggtgatgatgatgatgatgatgaaggagcgGTTGGATATGGTTACAGCTATAATTATgtttatgatgaagatgatgatgatgatgatgaagatgatgatgaggatgatgatgaggatgaatctgaggaagaagaaacagaagagaagGGCAAAtagtctgagaaaaatattaacaTCAGTTCCTGTAATAAAATTTGTAAGTTTTGGGATAACAAGAAAATTTTGGAAGTCATAAAGTTTGAATGACATTCTGATATTTCTAAACAGTTTACCTTTGTTATACCTACACATAGTTACTTATTGGCCCTATAAAGTTTTCAGTAGATCATCTCAGTTTTACTCTGCTATAAGAAGATTTTTGCATTAGAAAATTATAAATAGTGAGTTTGATAACTAAACACAAGTTTCAGATCTAAGAAAGAATTTTTAAGAAGTCATTATTTTAGAACGTTGTTTATGCAAAGAATTCTGGTAACAAGACACTGAATGATTGATTTCAAGATTAACATTGGAATTATTAattaaaacattttgaaaatctatttttctatgaGTAGAGTTTAGAAATTTGAATGTCCAAATGATTTGTTATATTTCATGCTGTAATTAGTTTATACATGATTGAAGTGGATTTTATAGTGAACTGTAAGCGTTTGATGTTTTTATGAATCATATACTTActgtgatttgtttatggaatttATAATAAGaattggtgttaccagactctgcctgcttatAGTTACTCTGCAAAAGAAAAGTCctcttcggcgaggctgtatcatcgtgtGTTGACAAAAGTGAGCACAATTTCACTGAAGAGCTTCTCACAGAAAAGGAGTTCATCCTTCCCTGTTATGAAATattgtgcagccttgaagctgcaggagctctgtGAAGGGGACTTAGGGTTTATATGGTTAAGATTAAATCAGAAAATTTTGTTATTGGTTGCACCTGGTTAGACTCAAGAATTCTCTCAGACTGTGAAAACTGATCAGATGAAAATTGCATGCACCATAATTACTGAGCAGTATCTCTCGATTGTTGCTGCATTCATTTGGTTTAGAATTCCATTTCATCAGTGCCTTTTCTTCTTCATTGTGATGTATTTTACAACTTAATTAAGGAGAGTGAGTCATTACACACATATAACGCACCTTGAATAAACAAATGTCAGTGCTCTGAAGATATTCTGCATGAAACACTCAGCTTTAAGTGTGGGAAGTACATAGTGTACAGTAGAGATAGGTTACGTGGTATCAAGTTTATTCAGAGAATTTGGTGTCCGTGCTCATAGTTGTTCTGCATGAATTTGGATGGGGTTCTGCAGACTTAATTTTTGGTAAAGGTGCTTGGCTATATGCATGAGATCCACACCATGTTATTTGCAGTAGAAATGGTGCATATTCCTCTGATGTCTGGAAGGCTGTCTGTTTGTCCTTAGTATATACAATATGCTTTTTCTTACATTTGCAGAAAGGAGGTTCTTTTAAAACCTTTCCTAGTACTAATGCCATTGCATGTGCACTTGCACACACATTCTTTCATTTACAAAATTATGAATATTACTGTTAGTACTCATGTTGCAGATATTGTTTTCTCTAATTATATGTGAGATTTTGAAACCTATGAGGGTTTCAACCTGTTGGCAGTGTCTGTTTGATAACCATCAAATAGAAGCCAAAATACTAAAATTTGATTGGCCTCTACCCACTGGCTGGTATGGGATTCCAGTCAGTTTTGATGCTGTTTAATATAGCACTTACCCTTCGTCCCTCCTAGGTTTTAGCCGAGATTAGGttggaaagaatggaagagtgTGAATGGGCTGTAAATGAAATGTATGTGGTTGATAATTGgtgtgaggtaagttgatagTGTAAGAAATGACATTGTCAGTGAGAGTTGTGTCAGTGAGCGAGTGAGTTTGATTGAGAGGGCTGACTAGGTTGTGCTGTAATAGAATGGACACAAGTTGAATTGGATATGCCTCccatgcatacaccattcctcctgtttttcaaccatttctctccatccagtactcttccactttatttcctcattaaacatcattacagtatatTTATTCATTGCGATGGAAATATTCCTTGACCAAGGCTGTCTTGTTAGAGAGAaggaaagtagaaattaatcaggggtctgcaagtgtttgtagaaaggttaggtgaagagagaaagacaaaagaaagaagacaattccacagcttagctgatGGAGGGAAGAATGAAGTATCGTAACAGCCACTCCTTGAATGTTGTTCAGTGTTACTTATAACTGGCACACAAGAACTCATACTTTTACTAAAAGTCTCATGGCTGCAATTTTCCCTCTGGTAGTGGTTCTGTTTCCAGTTGTGCTCCAGATACTAAACATATTCTGTCAGTTTGCTTCTCAAGCATTTCTGGGCTCTTTAACTTAGTTATgtattcctcaataaactcagacttggacaggatatctcattgggatagacaaaatcttgttaagttaaTGCCTCCAGGACCCAATTTGTATCAATCtctttatcaaaaactcctcacaactcttgcctctcctttgacagttctttgATTCCAACTCCTAGActaaatgaacatacttggtattactgtagcatccacttgttcttggaaacccaacattacaggaatagctaagtctgcctcttaagaaactgggtacacgtcctgtttagatgtcgaaaattcTTCTCTTTTGAACACTTGCCCTGTTtaaaaaggattgattcatcattgtatggagtactgctctcacatttggggtgtttctacctctgtatccttacttgacagggtcgagtcaaaagcagtccaacttataaactgtcacaggctaacttccaaacttgacccccttgccctacactgcattattggttcactttccctcctctgtaggtattattttggtttttgctcttggGAGCTGGCTTtttgtatgcccccaccactaggtagaccatgcaGTACTCGGGAAGCTGCTGCAtgacgtgattattgtgtggccttgagcaattcaagggtgggtcattttgacacttgcttctttccctacatatcaaagctttgggactctctaccttctcatgtctttcccattacctgtgacctggctcatttcaaaagataggtttttcatgTCCTCAAAAAATCAtagatactttctcttgtcttttctttttccgcttcatagttctctctttatttcaattaagacccgaccttgatgtggactttagtctgtgactgaagccttcaacgtagaaaaaaaaaaggtgtttataCTGATTGTGAAATTGTGCTAAATCAGAATAGAGCTGGGATAATGTACCATAAATCTTTTACAGCTTTTCTGATACTAGGGTAATCATTTATACAACCATTATGTCCTGTCTCCACAGGAAACACTTTATTTACAAGTGAAATCTCCTCTAGCTAGAATACATGGAatatcatttctattttttttattcctcCATATGATCATAGAAGTATTCAGCAAATGTGTTGTGGTCCAAGGATTACCACTACATCTAGTTGCAGAATATTGTCTTGCTGTGTAAAGATGGCAGGCAAAAAATTCCTAATAAATATTAACGAAGGAAGAAGATTCCTCATAAATGttatgaaggaagaaaattcccTAAAAATATTAATGAAGGAATGGTTCATCTACtagttatttgatttattttatgtgtatgtattgcAGTTTCATTCAATGGATCTTCTCTGTTGTTTTAAAACATTTAGATTTGTGATCATGGTCACTTGTTTTTTCCTGAATGGGGTACACCAGCTATAATTGGCTTTTTGGATATTACGTGGGACAGTTGAAACTGGAGCAGTTTGAGCCAGTGCACCTCATATTTAGTGAGATGAATGGCTGCAGACTTGTATCAGATACAATGCTTGTGTTTGAAGTAGatttagaaaaaaggaaatttctTTGTCTTGGTAGTTTGGCTTCAGCTTTGTGGTTGTGGCACTGCTGTTATCAGCTGTTCTAAGTAAGCTTAGGTTTTAACACCTTACCTTTGTGTAACTTCGGGCACAATTCTCATATTcagaacttatttttttttattcttacaaTTGTTAGCTGTGGGTGGATAGGTACATACTTGATTCTCACTGTTTGGCATGTGCATCATGGTTGCTCAGCAGGTGTTACCAGCAGTTCAGAAACGAATGGAGTTTAACAGTTTGTCTTTGCTTAAGATCAGAGTTGTCACATTCAAAACATTTTGGTTGATGTCATAGTCAGTTTTGGGTGTATAGCAACCTGGAAGATGTGAATAAAATTTATTACCAGCTATATTCTTACTGTCTAACCTTATCATTAAGTCGAATTATTTGTTTTAAGTGGACCTGAGGAGCAGAGTTAGTAAGTAACTGAAAATGTGAGAAACTGTGTTGATTTCAGAGCCATATGTTTATGAAAAGCATTGAAAAGTGTACTCACTGATCATCAGAGTCTCCTCTCTGATTGGCATTGCCATAACAGAAACGTATGTTACATAGTACAATCTTCCTTACCTTTCAGAGCGTTGTTATGTAAGATTTTTCAGTGTCCTCGCGCCTTTACAGTTTGTCATTGTAGTAAGTTGGTTTTTCTGTATATTCAGCAATGTATTCAGCAATGCCCTGGAGTTCTCTGGGTGGGGCTGCATGAACCATTTCTCCTGCCAaagtaaaga
It includes:
- the Noa36 gene encoding zinc finger protein 330 homolog isoform X1, which translates into the protein MCRTTLHFRFRQYFLCDTEITKMPKKKTGQRKKAEKQKARQKELRKGRANRSLADLPCNSVMECERCQRRQKNRAFCYFCQSIQRLPQCAHCGKTKCMLKTGDCVVKHAGTYTTGLGMVGAICDFCEAWVCHARKCLQTHACTCPLLDAVCIECERDVWSHGGRIFRCHYCQNFLCEDDQFEHQASCQVLEQESYKCLSCNRHGQYSCLRCKTCYCEEHVRRKGFKYDNKQKIPCPKCGFDTEETKELSMSTRTHKFGRQQMGIGGDDDDDDEGAVGYGYSYNYVYDEDDDDDDEDDDEDDDEDESEEEETEEKGK
- the Noa36 gene encoding zinc finger protein 330 homolog isoform X2, whose protein sequence is MPKKKTGQRKKAEKQKARQKELRKGRANRSLADLPCNSVMECERCQRRQKNRAFCYFCQSIQRLPQCAHCGKTKCMLKTGDCVVKHAGTYTTGLGMVGAICDFCEAWVCHARKCLQTHACTCPLLDAVCIECERDVWSHGGRIFRCHYCQNFLCEDDQFEHQASCQVLEQESYKCLSCNRHGQYSCLRCKTCYCEEHVRRKGFKYDNKQKIPCPKCGFDTEETKELSMSTRTHKFGRQQMGIGGDDDDDDEGAVGYGYSYNYVYDEDDDDDDEDDDEDDDEDESEEEETEEKGK